The Cyanobium sp. Tous-M-B4 DNA window ATCAGCGGGCCGCGGCTGAGGTTGTCGTAGAGGGTGATCGACCAGAACTGCTTCACCGGCGCATTGGCCGGCACGCGCATGCGGTAGCTGCGGCCGCCGTCGAGCCACTGGCCCTTGGCGTCCTTAGAGGCCTCCAAATACACCTGGCCGAAGCCCACTACCCGGCCCTGCATCCCCACCGACATGGCGATCGCCTCGTAGAACCAGGAGCTGCGCTCGTCGAACTGCACGCGGCGCTTGTCGGGCGATTCCTGATCCAGATCGAACAGAACCGCGTACTCCCAGTGCTTGCCGGGGTACACCGTGGCGCCTGGGGTGCGCTTGTCGTAGGCGATGGTGCGGGCCATCAGGTCGCCCAGCTGGGCCGCCTCGCCCAGGATCCGCGCCTGGCGCGCATCGGGTTTGAAGGCCTGGCCAGGCGCAATGCCCAGCGGCGACAGCATCCCGAACATCATCCGGTCGCGCGGCGCGACGGGCTCGTTGGCGTAGAGCTCACTGAGCAGCCGCCAGTAGGAGAGGTCGGCGGGCTGGGCCGATTGCCAGGGGCGACCACCCACCTCCTCGTAGCGGGACACCGGCGGATTGGCGCGCTGGTTCCAGCCGTAGAGCCGGTGCTGGCGCACGGTGGCCTCGGCCACGGCCTTGTCGGGGGCCAGGCCGCGGGTGCCGAACCACACCTGGTTGCTGGGGGAGCGGAAGATCCGGTAGCCGGGCGCCACCACCTCCGGCCCACCGGGGGAAAGGATCAGGTATTTGCCTCCGACCCCCTTGTCGGGCCCGGTCTGGCCAAGGTCGGTGATCGGCTGCTGCCAGATGTCGAGCACACCGCCGGCTGTGAGCCCGGCCGGCACCTCCACCACCAGCGGCCCCTGCTTGGCCAGATCCCAGAAGCTGAAGGCGTAGAGGGTGGTGATGTTGGGGGTGAGCATCCCCGCCTTGTCCTGCAGTGTGCGGTAGAGCAGCACATCGCCGTTGCGCACGCCCATGGTTTTGGCCTGGGCGTCGTAGAGGGCCTTGTAGCCCACCGCCGGCAGGGCCCAGAGGTAGGCCTGGGTGGCGCGCTGCAGGTCGAGGGCGTCGTAGAGCTTGCGGGCTGTGGCGGCGGTGGGGTAGCCGTTCTCCAGTTGCAGCCGTCCCAAAGCCGGCATGTCCACGCTGGTTTTGGCAGAAGCGGTGGGTGCGGCCTGGGCCAGGGACGGGCTGCTCAGGGGAGCCAGCAGGGCCAGGATTCCCAGGGCGAGCGCTGCGGGGCGGACAGGGGGCATTGAGCGGGATGCTGGATGGGTCGCGTAACACTTATTAGTGAAGAACCTCGCCGCTGTCTGCCGCCGAGTCACACAAAGTCGTGTGGCGGCTGAACGATGAGCCAGTCACGATTGTGTGAGGATTTTTCATCGACCTTGTCTATGACAACCCCTCCAGCTCCGCCCGCTTCCGGTGTGCGCAGCATTCCGGTTCGGACTGCTCACGGCACCTTTGATGTTTGGACACGTCGCAGCGGTGCGAGCCCTCACATCAAGCTGTTGCTGCTCCATGGCGGACCGGGCTGCACCCACGAGTATTTCGAGGTGTTTGACAGTTTTCTGCCCCAGGCAGGAATCGAGCTCTATTTCTACGACCAGTTGGGTTCGCATCACAGCAGCCAGCCCGATCACGCTGATCTGTGGGAGATCGAGCGATTTGTCGATGAGGTGGAGCAGGTGCGCCAAGCCCT harbors:
- a CDS encoding DUF1254 domain-containing protein, yielding MPPVRPAALALGILALLAPLSSPSLAQAAPTASAKTSVDMPALGRLQLENGYPTAATARKLYDALDLQRATQAYLWALPAVGYKALYDAQAKTMGVRNGDVLLYRTLQDKAGMLTPNITTLYAFSFWDLAKQGPLVVEVPAGLTAGGVLDIWQQPITDLGQTGPDKGVGGKYLILSPGGPEVVAPGYRIFRSPSNQVWFGTRGLAPDKAVAEATVRQHRLYGWNQRANPPVSRYEEVGGRPWQSAQPADLSYWRLLSELYANEPVAPRDRMMFGMLSPLGIAPGQAFKPDARQARILGEAAQLGDLMARTIAYDKRTPGATVYPGKHWEYAVLFDLDQESPDKRRVQFDERSSWFYEAIAMSVGMQGRVVGFGQVYLEASKDAKGQWLDGGRSYRMRVPANAPVKQFWSITLYDNLSRGPLITPQGAADLSSRKSDLVSNADGSVDVDFGPIRTAGAKNWIQTTPGKGWFAYFRFYGPTEPYFAKTWQLNDITPIQP